A stretch of DNA from Erwinia aphidicola:
AGCCACATCAGACCCAGCGCAAAGCGCACGCCGACCATAATGGAGGGCAGGGCACCGGGCAGCACCACCTGAATAAACAGGCTCCAGCCGGAAAGGCCGTAGCTGCGCGCCATTTCCACCAGCCCGCGGTCAATATTACGAATGCCGTGATAGGTGTTGAGGTAGATGGGAAACAGAGTCCCTAATGCCACCAGGAAGATTTTGGCGGACTCATCAATGCCGAACCACAAAATCACCAGTGGGATCAGCGCCAGGTGCGGCACGTTTCGCAGCATCTGCACCGAGGTATCCAGCAGGCGCTCACCCAGCTTCGACATGCCGGTGATCAATCCCAGCACCAGGCCGATTGAGCCGCCGATGCTGAAGCCAATCGCCGCACGCCAGCTGCTTATCGCCAGATGCTGCCACAGCTCACCGCTGGCGGATAAATTCCAGAAAGTGACCACGATCGATTCCGGCGACGGCAGGATACGCGTCGACAGCCAGCCGACCGTCGATGCAATCTGCCACACCACCACCAGCAGGATCGGCAGCGCCCAAGGCAGCAGGCCATTGCCAATACGTTTTACCGCTCTACTCATACACCACCTCTAACTCTGTGAGACTTTTTGCGGGGCGAAATCATGGGCAACGGCTTCACCGTGCGCCTTAATCACGCGCGGCTGCGGTACCTCTGGCACCTCAAGATCGAGGTGCGGGAACAGCAGTTCGCCAACGCGATACGCTTCTTCCAGATGCGGATAGCCGGAAAGTATAAAGGTTTCAATGCCGAGGTCGGCATACTCCTGCATCCTGGCCGCAACGGTCGGGCCGTCACCGACCAGCGCCGTACCTGCACCGCCGCGCACCAGGCCAACGCCTGCCCACAGGTTGGGGCTGATTTCCAGCCGATCGCGCTTACCGCCGTGCAGGGCCGCCATGCGCTGCTGGCCGACCGAATCCGTTTTCGCCAGCGCCGCCTGGGCTTTGGCAATGGTGGCATCATCCAGATGAGAGATCAGACGGTCCGCTGCCTGCCACGCCTCTTCGTTGCTTTCACGCACAATCACATGCAGACGGATGCCGAAGCGCACTTTGCGCCCCTGCGCCGCAGCTTTGGCGCGCACCTGCTCAATTTTTTCTTTGACCTGCGCAGGGGGTTCACCCCAGGTGAGGTAGACATCAACCTGCTCGGCGGCCAGATCCTGCGCCACCTCTGACGAACCGCCAAACCACAGCGGCGGTCGCGGCTGCTGAACCGGCTTAAACATTAGCCGCGCCCCGCGCACATGTACATGTTTTCCTTCGTAATCGACCGTTTCACCTTCCAGTACCCGGCGCCAGACGCGGGTAAACTCGGCGGACTCTTCATAGCGCTCGCGGTGGTCAAGAAACACGCCGTCGCCCGCCAGCTCTTCGGCATCGCCGCCGGTGACCAGATTAAACAGCGCACGGCCGTTGGAGAGACGATCCAGCGTAGCGGCCTGGCGGGCGGCCTGAGTGGGTGAGATGACGCCAGGGCGCAGCGCCACGAGGAAACGCAGACGCTGCGTCACCGGGATCAGCGAAGCGGCAACCAGCCAGGCATCTTCACAGCTGCGGCCGGTCGGGATCAGCACCCCGCCAAAACCCAGGCGGTCGGCAGCCTGAGCGATCTGCTGCAGATAGGCGTGATCCACCGGGCGCGCACCTTCGTCGGTGCCTAAATATTTCCCATCACCATGAGTGGGAAGAAACCAGAAAACGGAAAGGCTCATTGCGTTGCTCCTCAATCAGTGGGCTGTCGGGCCATGCCAGATGCGGCTGGAAATATCGACTTTAACCGGCATTAAATGGCTGCTGTAAAACAGGTCGGCGGTCGCCTGCTGGGCAGCGGCGGTTTTGTCACTCACCAGACCGATCGCGGTAGGTGGGCGATGGTCAAAATAGGTGGCGATAACCGTCTTTGGCAGGCCCATCGCCGTTGCCAGCAGCGCCACGCTCTGCTCGCGCTGGCTGCGGGTCAGCGCATCGGCCTGGCTAAAGGTGTCGAGCACCTGTTGCAGAAATGCGCCGTTTTTCTCGGTAAACGGACGGGTAGCTAAATAGAACGAACCGGTAAGATTCAGCGTGCTGCCATCTTTCAGCACGCGCACGCCGCCCTGCTGGATCGCTGCTGAATAGTAGGGGTCCCAGATAGCCCAGGCATCAACATCCCCCTGCTGGAACGCAGCACGTGCATCGGCAGGCGTCAGAAAGGCAGGCTGGATATCGTTAAATCCAAGCCCTGCTTCTTTCAGTGCGCGCAGCAGCAAATTGTGTGAGCTGGAACCTTTCTGGAAGGCAACTTTATGCCCCTTCAGGTCGGCAACGGTGTTTAGCGGGCTGTTTTCGCGTACCAGAATCACTTCAGATTTCGGCTTTGGCGGTTCGGAACCGACGTACAGCAGATCCGCCCCGGCAGCCTGGGCAAAAATTGGCGGAATATCACCGGTGCTACCGAGGTCGATGCTGTTGACGTTTAATGCTTCCAGCATCTGCGGCCCGGCAGGGAACTCAACCCACTTTATTTGCGTATGTGGAAAACGCTTTTCCAGCAGCTGGTGGGACTTTGCCAGCACCATACTGACTGACCCTTTCTGATAGCCGATGCGCACCTGTGCAGGGGCATCCTTGCTTTCCGCCGCCAGCGCGCTGGATGAGATCAGCCCGGCGGCGATAACGGTGGCGAGTATCCGTGAAAACAGCGTCATCTTTCTCTCCCTGATTAAACCGCAGCGGCCAGCGGCTGATGGCGTCGGGCCAGCGCATGCCAGAAGGTATCCACCGCTTCGGCAAGGCGCTCCGCCAGCAGCGGCGACAGCTCAGGCTGGCGGTCATAATGGGTAATCTGGGTGTCATCCGCGAACACGCCGTGCAGCACTTCCTGCGCTTTTAGCGCGTTCAGCACCGGTTTCAGCGCGTAGTCGACCGCCAGCAGATGGGCGACGGTACCGCCAGTTGCCAGTGGCAGCACAACTTTATGTTCCAGCGCGCGCTCCGGTAACAGGTCGAGCAGCGTTTTCAGCGCGCCGGAGAATGACGCCTTATACACCGGCGTGGCGACAATAAATCCATCCGCAGACTCCAGGTCTTCCTTTAATGCCAGCAGGGCAGGGGAGTCAAAGCGTGCGTAAAGCAGATCTTCAGGATGGAAATTATGCAGATTCCACGGAATAACCTCGACGCCGCGTTTTTCCAATGCCTGCTGGCAGAGGGTCAGCAGTGCGGTGGAGCGTGAAGGAAAACGGGGACTACCAGCCAGAGTAATAACGCGCATAACCTCTCCTTATAACCAAAAGTTATTGATTAACCAAATTCAAGAACCGATAGGCTCATCCTGACAGAGCGCGCTATGTGGCTTAAATGATTTATCCGGCAAATTTATGCTGTTTTTGACATATAGCGGTGGCAGGGATGAGCACGCGCTAAAATAATCGTCATTTATTTAGCGGCTTTTGCGCCAGGTCATTTCCCTTTACGCCGCTAAACCCGGATAATACGACCCCGATTTTCCATCGGGACCTCAGGAGTGACCATGTATTACCCTTTCGTTCGTAAGGCGCTGTTTCAGCTCGATCCTGAGCGTGCGCATGACCTGACCTTGCAGCAGCTGATCCGCCTTTCCGGCACCCCTTTTACCGGCCTGATCCGCCAGTCTCTTCCCTTTAAGCCCGTTACCTGTATGGGGCTGAC
This window harbors:
- the ssuE gene encoding NADPH-dependent FMN reductase, with the protein product MRVITLAGSPRFPSRSTALLTLCQQALEKRGVEVIPWNLHNFHPEDLLYARFDSPALLALKEDLESADGFIVATPVYKASFSGALKTLLDLLPERALEHKVVLPLATGGTVAHLLAVDYALKPVLNALKAQEVLHGVFADDTQITHYDRQPELSPLLAERLAEAVDTFWHALARRHQPLAAAV
- the ssuD gene encoding FMNH2-dependent alkanesulfonate monooxygenase, whose product is MSLSVFWFLPTHGDGKYLGTDEGARPVDHAYLQQIAQAADRLGFGGVLIPTGRSCEDAWLVAASLIPVTQRLRFLVALRPGVISPTQAARQAATLDRLSNGRALFNLVTGGDAEELAGDGVFLDHRERYEESAEFTRVWRRVLEGETVDYEGKHVHVRGARLMFKPVQQPRPPLWFGGSSEVAQDLAAEQVDVYLTWGEPPAQVKEKIEQVRAKAAAQGRKVRFGIRLHVIVRESNEEAWQAADRLISHLDDATIAKAQAALAKTDSVGQQRMAALHGGKRDRLEISPNLWAGVGLVRGGAGTALVGDGPTVAARMQEYADLGIETFILSGYPHLEEAYRVGELLFPHLDLEVPEVPQPRVIKAHGEAVAHDFAPQKVSQS
- a CDS encoding sulfonate ABC transporter substrate-binding protein codes for the protein MTLFSRILATVIAAGLISSSALAAESKDAPAQVRIGYQKGSVSMVLAKSHQLLEKRFPHTQIKWVEFPAGPQMLEALNVNSIDLGSTGDIPPIFAQAAGADLLYVGSEPPKPKSEVILVRENSPLNTVADLKGHKVAFQKGSSSHNLLLRALKEAGLGFNDIQPAFLTPADARAAFQQGDVDAWAIWDPYYSAAIQQGGVRVLKDGSTLNLTGSFYLATRPFTEKNGAFLQQVLDTFSQADALTRSQREQSVALLATAMGLPKTVIATYFDHRPPTAIGLVSDKTAAAQQATADLFYSSHLMPVKVDISSRIWHGPTAH
- the ssuC gene encoding aliphatic sulfonate ABC transporter permease SsuC; amino-acid sequence: MSRAVKRIGNGLLPWALPILLVVVWQIASTVGWLSTRILPSPESIVVTFWNLSASGELWQHLAISSWRAAIGFSIGGSIGLVLGLITGMSKLGERLLDTSVQMLRNVPHLALIPLVILWFGIDESAKIFLVALGTLFPIYLNTYHGIRNIDRGLVEMARSYGLSGWSLFIQVVLPGALPSIMVGVRFALGLMWLTLIVAETISANSGIGYLAMNAREFLQTDVVVVAIILYALLGKLADVSAQLLERIWLRWHPAYQLKEENA